The stretch of DNA TTGTAGTATTGCGTATGAAACACCCAGCCAATCTCGTACGTATGGTCACCAAAATACCGATGAAATACGATATGTCCGATTAGGCGGTTTTCGTCTTTCAATACAACTGCAAACTTCTCGGGCTCATCACCCATATTTTTATCGATAAATTCCTTGGCATCCCCTTCTGTAAAAACGCCTTCCGGAATATATTCCATCACGGATGGGTCGGACGTGTACTCTATTAAAGCATGAATGTCATCTTTTATAAATCTCCTTATTTTTAGCCTTTTTGTCGCTATAAACATGTTGGATTCTCCTAGTTTCTTAAATTTTTGCTTTACTTTTGACTTCTATTTAGGTTAAGGGTAGTTGGTTTGTAGTTTTTGAAGTCGGATTGAAAGATTAATTGATGCACTCACGCGAGTTTTTGACGCACTTGGAAATTTAATTGACGCACTCCGTGAGTTTTTTGACGCACCTGAAAAATTAATTGATGCACTCACGCGAGTTTTTGACGCACTTGAAAAATTAATTGACGCACTCACGCGAGTTTTTGACGGACTTGGAAATTCAATTGACGCACTACGCCAGTTTTTTGACGCACCTGAAAAATTAATTGACGCACTCACGCGAGTTTTTGACGCACTTGAAAAATTAATTGACGCACTCACGCGAGTTTTTGACGCACTTGGAAATTTAATTGACGCACTCACGCGAGTTTTTGACGCACTTGAAAAATTAATTGACGCACTCACGCGAGTTTTTGACGCACTTGGAAATTTAATTGACGCACTCACGCGAGTTTTTGACGCACTTGGAAATTTAATTGACGCACTCCGCGAGTTTTTTGACGCACTTGGAAATTTAATTGACGCACTACGCGAGTTTTTTGACGCACCCTCACGTTCTGACAGCAAATTAATTAATTACCCGACAATACTTTTTCTAATTCAAGTTCGTCTCTTATCGGAATACCGTCATTTCCGGTAAGAGGGATGGATGGTTTCCGCTCTCGTGCTTTCTCAACTGCGTTTCTATGCAGTTTTGCTAAATAGTACCCTCTTTTTTGGTAAAACTTTAATGCATGCAAGTTGTCATTTGTCGTAATTAATTTCATTTGGCTACAGTTCGATTCTTTTGCTGCCGTTTCCGCTGCTTGTATTAATCTTGTTCCAATGCCTTTTCCTTCTTGTATGCTATCGAGCGAAATGATCTCGCATTCTTTTTCACGAACTATATATGTAATTAATCCGATAATTTCAGTTGCTTCATTTATCATGGCAAATCCGTCTAATTTGATGCAATCGTACACTCCAGAGGAGATGACCATTTCAGTACTGCCCCAATGTGTTTTGAAAAATTGTGTTAGTTGTTCGCTTGGTATGTTTTTTGTATTTGTTAGTTGCATATTACTCTCCTCCTACTTTCTAGCTTCAATCGGGAATAGAACGCTAAAGTATTTCCCGATTCTTTCTACCTCCGCCATCGTGCGCTTTATTCCTATTTCCGATTGAAACCAGTTTTCTTTCGTAATGTCGTATCTGTCCACAACGGGAGCAACGTAAAACTCTGTTTCGAGTGGGAATACGGATTGGTAAGTTAATAGAGCGCGACGGGAGTGGCATGCTTTACATACGATAATGACTTTGTGTCGTTCTATATGTTGTTTCTTTAAAACATCTAATGAAAATTGCGCGTTTTCCAACGTGTGGCGTGCTTGATCTTCCTTTAGTATCGCTTCCGGCGGGACTCCACACTTCAAAGCTATGTCTCTTAAATACTCCCATTCTGTTCTGTTCATATGTGGTTGACTGCCCCCAGACGGTAAGATGTATGGTGCAAATCCTGCTTGGAACAGGGACACCGCTTTTTCCATTAATGGTGGATGGTCAGAGCCCGGAATGACGATCACATCGGCAGGGGAAATTTCTGTTTCAACGAAAATAAAGTCGGTAACGCTATCGAATGGGGTGTTCATAGTGGTTTGGGTTCCTCCTCTTTAAATTGAATGGTGTTTTTCGTGCTGAATGCTTTGTTCGGATGGTTGTTTGCTACTTAGACTTCCATTTGAGCTGCATTTAAAGCAAGACGGCGAGGTGGGGTGCATGTTTGTGCCAACCAGGATACTTTTTACGCAAAGCCGCGCATTCTTTACACGCCAACTGCGGCACTTTTTCGGCCAACTGAACTCACTTTCACGCCAACTGTGTCACTTTTTCGGCCAACTGAACTCACTTTCACGCCAACTGCGAGACTTTTTCGGCCAACTGAACTCACTTTCACGCCAACTGCGAGACTTTTTCGGCCAACTGAACTCACTTTCACGCCAACTGCGAGATTTTTTCGGCCAACTGAACTCGCTTTCACGCCAACTGCGGCACTTTTTCGGCCAACTGAACTCGCTTTCACGCCAACTGCGGCACTTTTTCGGCCAACTGAACTCACTTTCACGCCAACTGCGGCACTTTTTCGGCCAACTGAACTCGCTTTCACGCCAACTGCGGCACTTTTTCGGCCAACTGAACTCGCTTTCACGCCAACTGCGGCACTTTTTCGGCCAACTGAACTCACTTTCACGCCAACTGCGAGACTTTTTCGGCCAACTGAACTCACTTTCACGCCAACTGCGGCACTTTTTCGGCCAACTGAACTCACTTTCACGCCAACTGCGGCACTTTTTCGGCCAACTGAACTCACTTTCACGCCAACTGCGGCACTTTTTCGGCCAATCAGCGAAATTTTTGGAGCTATCCGGGAGTTTTTTGACGCACTTAAAAAAATAATTGACACAGCTTGCAAACACAGAAGTCAAACTCTCCCCGCACCCCACACCTACGCTACTTCCAAACTTGATCCAACTTATCAGCGTAAAAGGTAATGGCCTTTTTGTAATTTAATATTTCCTCATCTGTTGTTGTTTCGATTAAGCATTTTAGTAGAGTTTCCATTGCGTCGCTGTGCTCGTTTAAGTTGTATAGCGTCATAGAATAGAATACTCGAATGGCCCTGTTCTCTGGGTATAATTCCATCGCCCTTTGGAATACTTCTTTTGACTTTTCGTATTGTCCGAGGGTGCGGTAGGTGCTGCCTAATCCGAGTAGTGCTCCTTCTAGGTCAGCGGATGGAAGACCTAGGCTAATTGCTCGTTCATAAAAAGGGACTGCCTTTGCTTCTTCTCCTAACAAATCGAAGCTCCAGGCACACTGGTAGTTTAGCGTTGCGCCTTCTGGATCAACTTCTATCAACTTCATTAAGAGTTCATTTGATTCTTTATATTTTCCGTTCTTTCTTAATCTGATTGCTTTTTCTAATTGTGCTTTCATTTGCTACCACTCCATTTCTCCTTACAATAAGTTCCACAAAACTTGTCACATTCCTTCCGTTTAGGAGGAATAAAGGAAGAGTAGAAGAATATTATTATTAACATATTTTTGTTTGGAGGGAGAAAAATGTTAGAAGTGAAAGAAGTGAAGGCTGAGGAAACATATCCTCTTCGTCATTCTATTTTGCGTCCACATCAACGTTTTGAGGACTGTATCTATAATACGGATCAAGATGAGGGAGTGTTTCATGTTGGGGCGTTTTATGATGGAAAACTTGTTACGGTTGCTTCGTTTTATCCGGAAGAGCTTCCAGATGTCACAGCTGCTTTACCATACCGGTTACGAGCGATGGCAACTGTGCCAGAATACCGTAAGCTTGGCGCGGGGCGTGCTGTCGTTACATATGCAGAGAACAAGTTAAAGGATCAAGGCGTTGACCTTTTATGGTGTAAAGGGAGAACGTCTGTTGAAGAATATTACGTTCGGTTAGGCTTTCATGCACATGGAGATGTTTTTGATTACCCACCGATCGGGCCGCATATTGTAATGGTGAAAAAATTAGAGCACGGGTAAAAGGGAGAATTTCAGCTTTCTCCTATTCCCCATGCTAAAAGTAAAAGTGCTGCAAAAGCTAGAACGGCACCGTTTAAAGTAACTCCCGTTAGAAGATACATTAACTTTTTTGATAAAAAGGCAAAAATAATTCCTAGTATCGATAGCACTCCGAATACGGATATTCCCAATTCCATATTGGCGTTTGGACCTCTAAACATGAAAAAGAAAATAACACTAACAACGAACAGTATAATCGAAAGCAAGCCAAATTTATTCAATTTACTCCTCCTCTCTATCTATCTATTTCTCCGATTCTTAATAACTCCCCCCACGTTCGACAGCCGCGGTCGTGGCACCGTTGTAGTAGTTCCGTGAATAGATAAGCGGTCATGAGGGCGTCGCCGATGGCAGAGTGACGCCTATATATTCGCGTTCCGAACTCGCGAGCGTATTTTTCCAGATCGCGCATGTCGTAGGAAGGTGCAATATATCCTATTAAATTAAGTGTATCAATTGCAGGTGGCATTTTCCAATGAAGCTTATGGCGCTTTAGTTCATATTTAATTGTGTATAAATCGAATGCGATGTAATGACCGACGAAGCATACGGAAGATTCGTTTCCTAGTTCAAGAAAAGCTTCAATAGCCTGTAAGGAGTCTGGTGCACGTAAAACTTCACTGTCAGAAATCCCTGTTAGTTCTGTTATTTCCCGAGAAATTTGTCGATATGGGTTCACGTACGTTTGGAATGTAGATTCCTCTATTACTTGCATTCCTTTCACTTTTACTGCGCCAATTTCAATAAGACGGTCACTTTTCGAAATATCAAATCCTGTCGTTTCTGTATCAAAAACAGTAAATTCGAGCTTGTCGATTGGAGTAGATAATGGTGTGTTTTCGACAAGATTGCTTGGGAAATATTTTCGTAGTAACATCGTTTACCTCCTAGTAATATGACAACATGTACGTTTGCAGCTCTTTTATTAAACGGATATTTAACATCCATTCTTCCTTTTCACGAGTTGTTAACGACCTTAACTCCAGTGTGGTTGTTAGCTCCTTCCCAGCGCTATACTCATCCACTCGTTTTTTTACATAATAGCTTAAAACAGCTTCCATGCTTGCACGTAAGTCTTTATAAAAGTTTTCAGAAATGACCTTTTTTTCATAAAGGGCTTTCAACTTTTCCGTCGGTGTTCCGTAAACGATGTTATGCATTAAGGATAGAATTTGTAAGCTATGATGGAACGGAAAAAGGAGTTGTTTTTTAATATCAATTTCTTTTCTGTGCATGTTAAAAATCGCTCGAATTGGTTGTTCAAGTGTTGGAACTGGATGCTCTCGTTCATGCTGGGATAGGCGGTATAAAAATATTTTTGCTCTGTCTAACCCTTGCTCAACAATTGTAACGAACCGGTCGTGAATCTGCTTGTCACCTGTTATATATCGATAAGAAAAGAAGTTTTGAGCTAGCAAGAGGCGGTCATTCGTTGCGTGCAGTACCCAATCACGTAATCGACTTTGCCACGCATCTAAAGAGCCTCGCCACTGTTCATTGCTCGCCATCATGTTGCCACGACAACGTTTGTATCCTGCACTCTCTAGCAACTTAACGATTTTTTCACCAAATGTCGCGAAGTATTCGTTATCCTCCTCGTTTTCATATACGAGAAAATGATCTTGGTCTGTTAATAAAAATTGCTCCCTCCGACCGGCGCTTCCCATACAATAAAAAACGTATGGAGATGGTGCATGTCCAATTTTCTCTTCTACTATTTTTAAACACTGCTCTAGCAGTTGGTCGTACAATCCGTTCATTACTTGTAATAACGTTGTCGTTGGCACGTTTTGTTGCACTAACGTTTTTAACACTTCATATAAGTGATGCTTCATCTTTGGTAGTTGTTCTTCTTTCACATTGCTTAACAGTTCATTAACGTGGAAAAGCTGTTCTTTTTGAATAACATGGGAAAGGTGAACAATACCTACTACTTTTCCGTTATGCACGACGGGTAAATGTTTGACTCCGTGAGCAATCATAATCGTTAAAGCTTCGTACGTATAATGATGGGGGGTTATCGTGAGAAGGTTATTTGTCATAATGGAAGAAATTGGGCGCTCTGTTGATTCCCCACTTGCAAGTACGCGCTCAATAAAGTCTTGCTCGGTGACAATTCCTTTTAATTGATCTTGCTCCACTACTAGCACTGCCGTTCTCCGATTTGCACGAAGCTCTTGTACGGCTTTTTGAATTGTTACGTCTCTTGGTAAAATCAGTGGTGTTTCATCCATCACATCACCAATCGTTTGAATGATTGTACTTCTTTCCGCTCTTTTACGGTTATGCTTTACTTGGAGGGCTAGTGATTGGTACACGTCATATAAACGAAGCGACACTTCCTGGAGCATTTTTTCGCGAATAGACGGTTGTGTGATCAGCTTGTCCAAAAGTGAAAAAGGAATGTACAACGTTTCTACGTCATCTATTGCTCGTACTTCTAAAGTAGAAGGCTCCAGGTCGACTGTTGGGGACAAAAATGCGTAAAATTGGGAAAGGCCTAGGAATTCTCCTTCTTTCACCATTTCAAGCACCTCATCCTCCGTAGCTGTCAGACCTGGAATATACACTTCTGCTGTTCCTGCTATTATTAAATGAAGCCCTTTTCGTACTTCGTTAGCAGGATGAATAATTTGACCATGTTCAAATGTTTGATGTGTACATTGAATAAATACTTTATTTTTTTCTTCATCAGATAGATGGTCCCATAAAAAATGATCGATCAACGTGTTTGACCCCTTTTTTAATTGTTAGAAAGATTAATATAATGTTCTAGTAATTTATGATGAATGGAATCGATGTAACCGATATCTTGCACTCCATCCCAGAGGATAAAGGAGGCGTCATGGTAAACAAACTCATTCGCTAGTTCTGCTGTATACACTGGATAATGCCGTACTTCTCCTTTTGGCGTTTTAATCATCATCAAATTAGAAAAGGCTGTCTGCTGTACTGGTATTAAGACATTTTCGTTCCATTGGATAGTTGTTAATTCTTCGGGTAAAACAGAAGTATAAAGCAGTCGCCACGATAGTCGATTTTTATCCCATTTAAGTACAAATTTCTTTTCTTGCTTGATGACAAAAAACGCTCCCTTTAGTGGTCGATACCTCTCTAAATCTCTCTCTCTAATTTTTTTAATAGCTAACAGTTGATATCCTTCTGTATTTCGTGCCAATACCCCCATACTTCTTCACCTCCTTTCTTCAGTTTATTTTTTAGTAGGAGGGAAGTTGACATATTTTTTTAAAAAACTAAAAACGTGTAAAGAGGAACGCACTTTTTACAAGCGTCCCTCTATCCTACTTATTTGTCGATCCAAACGTCTCCATCTTTGTATGTCATCTGTTCTGGATAACGCAAGTCGACTACTTCTTCTTGTAATTTTTGTGATGGTGCTTTTGTGCTTAAACTTACGACGATAATGGCGATGATTGCGGAGGCTGCTCCGAACACCCCGGCACCTGTATCGATAATGCCAAATATAGTAAAGCCATAATATTTGGCTGCGACTAAATAGGAAATGGTTACCGTGAGCCCAACGAGCATTCCGGCAATAACACCTTGTGCATTAGCACGTTTCCACCAAACACCGAGTAGGAGTGCTGGGAAAAATGTTCCTGATGCGAGCGCGAATGCCCAAGCGACAATTTGCGTAATCGCACCTGGTGGGTTTAACGCAATAACCCCTGCTAAAACTGTTGCTGTAACGATTGTAATTCGTCCTACGAGTAAACGGTTTTGATCTGTTGCATTCGGTCTTAACACGCGATAGTAAATGTCATGAGCAAACGAGGAAGAAATGGCAATCATTAATCCACCTGCCGTTGATAATGCTGCTGCCATTGCACCTGCAGCGACTAAACCGATAATGAAAACTCCTAAATTAGCAATCTCAGGTGTTGCCATTACGACGATATCGTTTGAAATCATCAGCTCATTCCATTGGAGAATTCCATCTCCATTCGTGTCGGCAATTTTTAATTTGTCTGTTTTAATCCACGATTCTGTCCACGCTGGTAAATTGTTAATTGGTTGGTCAACAACGTTTTTCATTAAAATAAAACGAGAGAATGCTGCGTATGCTGGTGCTGTAAGGTAAAGTAATCCAATGAAAAGTAGTGCCCACGCACCCGACCAGCGAGCTGCTTTCATCGTTGAAACTGTGTAAAATCGAACGATAACGTGAGGTAATCCTGCTGTTCCGGCCATGAGCGTAAACATAAGGGCCATGAACTGCCATTTTGACCCTGTGTCAAACGGAGCGAAATATTCGGTAAACCCTAGCTGACGGTCTATTTCGCCAAGCTCTTGCACGATTGTGCCATATGATAACCAAGGAAGTGGATTATTCGTTATTTGTAAACTCATGAAAATAACTGGGATGATGTATGCTGTGATGAGGATAACGTATTGCGCAACTTGCGTCCAAGTAATCCCTTTCATCCCACCAAATGCTGCGTAGAAAGAAATTAACACGACACCAATGACTACACCGATTTTTGCATCCACTTCTAGTAGTCTTCCAATAACAACTCCTGAACCAGAAAGCTGTCCTACTGAGTAGGTGAATGAAATAATAATCGTACAAATTGCTGCGATAACACGCGCTGTGTGGCTATCAAAACGGTCACCGATAAATTCAGGAACGGTGTAACGACCGTATTTACGAAGTTGGGGAGCTAATAGAAATGTGAGTAGTAAGTATCCCCCGGTCCAACCCATTATGTAAGCAAGCCCGTCGTATCCTAGTAGCATGACGGTACCAGCCATTCCAATGAATGAAGCTGCACTCATCCAATCGGCTCCGATCGCCATTCCATTGAAAACAGGTGGTACTCCACGCCCTGCCACGTAGAAATCGGACGTTTGTCTCGCTTTATTGTAAATCGCGATTCCGATATATAATGCAAATGTCGCTAAAATTAACCCTAGTGAAACGAGAAACTGTGTATTCTCCAACCGTACGTCCCCCTTATAATACCGTGTTTCTTTTTTCTAATTTAATGGTCTAGCGTTTTGCCTGCACTTAATACTTCATTCGCTTTTTCGTCAATTCCGTATTTCGCATCAATTTTGTCACTTACTTTTGCATTAACAAATAATAAAATGATGAAAACGAGGACCGACCCTTGTGCCCCCATAAAATAATGGAACGGGAAGTTTAATCCTGGCATCGTAAACTGAAGTGACTCTGCAAATAGGACAATTCCGTAAGAGACAGCAAACCAAATAATTAAGTAAATCGCAATGTAACGATTTTTTTCCTTGAAGTACGCATCTGCTACCGCTTTATCAATTTTTTTCATACGTGACCTCCTTTAAACTTTTACTGTAAGCTAAATATAAATTTAACTGTGTCTAAAAACGGTGCTGGTACAAGTGCAATCTCAACGATGACATAAGTAATGAGAGCTAAAACCGGTAAGGATAAAAAAGCTGGTCGTTGTTTTTTTATGGCTAAAAATATACTAACTCCAACGACGAGCAACATAAAAACTAAAATAATCATGAT from Sutcliffiella cohnii encodes:
- a CDS encoding GNAT family N-acetyltransferase; amino-acid sequence: MFIATKRLKIRRFIKDDIHALIEYTSDPSVMEYIPEGVFTEGDAKEFIDKNMGDEPEKFAVVLKDENRLIGHIVFHRYFGDHTYEIGWVFHTQYYNKGYASEAALATLQYGFEQLQLHRIIATCQPENIGSYRVMEKIGMRKEGFFKKCIPHGDGWWDEYYYAILKEEWKKKNM
- a CDS encoding YdcF family protein, which translates into the protein MNTPFDSVTDFIFVETEISPADVIVIPGSDHPPLMEKAVSLFQAGFAPYILPSGGSQPHMNRTEWEYLRDIALKCGVPPEAILKEDQARHTLENAQFSLDVLKKQHIERHKVIIVCKACHSRRALLTYQSVFPLETEFYVAPVVDRYDITKENWFQSEIGIKRTMAEVERIGKYFSVLFPIEARK
- a CDS encoding 3'-5' exonuclease, with amino-acid sequence MLLRKYFPSNLVENTPLSTPIDKLEFTVFDTETTGFDISKSDRLIEIGAVKVKGMQVIEESTFQTYVNPYRQISREITELTGISDSEVLRAPDSLQAIEAFLELGNESSVCFVGHYIAFDLYTIKYELKRHKLHWKMPPAIDTLNLIGYIAPSYDMRDLEKYAREFGTRIYRRHSAIGDALMTAYLFTELLQRCHDRGCRTWGELLRIGEIDR
- a CDS encoding DUF294 nucleotidyltransferase-like domain-containing protein; the protein is MIDHFLWDHLSDEEKNKVFIQCTHQTFEHGQIIHPANEVRKGLHLIIAGTAEVYIPGLTATEDEVLEMVKEGEFLGLSQFYAFLSPTVDLEPSTLEVRAIDDVETLYIPFSLLDKLITQPSIREKMLQEVSLRLYDVYQSLALQVKHNRKRAERSTIIQTIGDVMDETPLILPRDVTIQKAVQELRANRRTAVLVVEQDQLKGIVTEQDFIERVLASGESTERPISSIMTNNLLTITPHHYTYEALTIMIAHGVKHLPVVHNGKVVGIVHLSHVIQKEQLFHVNELLSNVKEEQLPKMKHHLYEVLKTLVQQNVPTTTLLQVMNGLYDQLLEQCLKIVEEKIGHAPSPYVFYCMGSAGRREQFLLTDQDHFLVYENEEDNEYFATFGEKIVKLLESAGYKRCRGNMMASNEQWRGSLDAWQSRLRDWVLHATNDRLLLAQNFFSYRYITGDKQIHDRFVTIVEQGLDRAKIFLYRLSQHEREHPVPTLEQPIRAIFNMHRKEIDIKKQLLFPFHHSLQILSLMHNIVYGTPTEKLKALYEKKVISENFYKDLRASMEAVLSYYVKKRVDEYSAGKELTTTLELRSLTTREKEEWMLNIRLIKELQTYMLSYY
- a CDS encoding tetratricopeptide repeat protein, giving the protein MKAQLEKAIRLRKNGKYKESNELLMKLIEVDPEGATLNYQCAWSFDLLGEEAKAVPFYERAISLGLPSADLEGALLGLGSTYRTLGQYEKSKEVFQRAMELYPENRAIRVFYSMTLYNLNEHSDAMETLLKCLIETTTDEEILNYKKAITFYADKLDQVWK
- a CDS encoding DUF4212 domain-containing protein, which gives rise to MKKIDKAVADAYFKEKNRYIAIYLIIWFAVSYGIVLFAESLQFTMPGLNFPFHYFMGAQGSVLVFIILLFVNAKVSDKIDAKYGIDEKANEVLSAGKTLDH
- a CDS encoding GNAT family N-acetyltransferase, translated to MLEVKEVKAEETYPLRHSILRPHQRFEDCIYNTDQDEGVFHVGAFYDGKLVTVASFYPEELPDVTAALPYRLRAMATVPEYRKLGAGRAVVTYAENKLKDQGVDLLWCKGRTSVEEYYVRLGFHAHGDVFDYPPIGPHIVMVKKLEHG
- a CDS encoding GNAT family N-acetyltransferase; protein product: MQLTNTKNIPSEQLTQFFKTHWGSTEMVISSGVYDCIKLDGFAMINEATEIIGLITYIVREKECEIISLDSIQEGKGIGTRLIQAAETAAKESNCSQMKLITTNDNLHALKFYQKRGYYLAKLHRNAVEKARERKPSIPLTGNDGIPIRDELELEKVLSGN
- a CDS encoding sodium:solute symporter family protein, giving the protein MENTQFLVSLGLILATFALYIGIAIYNKARQTSDFYVAGRGVPPVFNGMAIGADWMSAASFIGMAGTVMLLGYDGLAYIMGWTGGYLLLTFLLAPQLRKYGRYTVPEFIGDRFDSHTARVIAAICTIIISFTYSVGQLSGSGVVIGRLLEVDAKIGVVIGVVLISFYAAFGGMKGITWTQVAQYVILITAYIIPVIFMSLQITNNPLPWLSYGTIVQELGEIDRQLGFTEYFAPFDTGSKWQFMALMFTLMAGTAGLPHVIVRFYTVSTMKAARWSGAWALLFIGLLYLTAPAYAAFSRFILMKNVVDQPINNLPAWTESWIKTDKLKIADTNGDGILQWNELMISNDIVVMATPEIANLGVFIIGLVAAGAMAAALSTAGGLMIAISSSFAHDIYYRVLRPNATDQNRLLVGRITIVTATVLAGVIALNPPGAITQIVAWAFALASGTFFPALLLGVWWKRANAQGVIAGMLVGLTVTISYLVAAKYYGFTIFGIIDTGAGVFGAASAIIAIIVVSLSTKAPSQKLQEEVVDLRYPEQMTYKDGDVWIDK